The following proteins are encoded in a genomic region of Methanoculleus bourgensis MS2:
- a CDS encoding DUF1858 domain-containing protein — protein MVLNADSTIADLLREKPESAQVLFRFGMGCLGCAIANSETIREAAQVHGVPLEEMLSALGIAEA, from the coding sequence ATGGTATTAAATGCGGACAGTACAATCGCGGACCTCCTCCGGGAGAAGCCCGAATCGGCACAGGTACTCTTCCGGTTTGGGATGGGTTGCCTTGGCTGTGCCATCGCAAACAGCGAGACGATCCGGGAAGCCGCTCAGGTTCACGGCGTCCCTCTTGAAGAGATGCTCTCAGCTCTTGGCATCGCCGAAGCCTGA
- the pyrF gene encoding orotidine-5'-phosphate decarboxylase: MTELILALDLLDRKQAARVAESCAPFIDAVKVGYPLVLATGLSIVDDLSGLGLPLIADFKVADIPNTNRLISEAVFSAGFDAIIAHGFVGADAARACVEVAHNHGGAAYIVAEMSHPGATEFFHGGVAERLATLAVSCRADGIIAPATRPDRISRLREIVGEKTIYSPGVGAQGGDLDTVARLVDGVIVGRSIYEAEDPAAEAERLSRIRR; this comes from the coding sequence ATGACCGAGCTCATCCTCGCCCTTGATCTGCTCGACCGAAAGCAGGCCGCGAGAGTCGCGGAGTCCTGTGCACCCTTCATCGACGCGGTCAAGGTCGGCTACCCGCTCGTCCTCGCGACAGGCCTATCTATCGTCGATGACCTCTCCGGACTCGGCCTCCCGCTCATCGCCGACTTCAAGGTCGCGGATATCCCGAACACCAACCGCCTCATCTCAGAAGCGGTCTTCTCGGCCGGGTTTGACGCCATCATCGCCCACGGGTTCGTGGGAGCCGATGCGGCGCGGGCCTGCGTTGAGGTGGCGCACAACCACGGCGGGGCCGCCTACATCGTCGCGGAGATGAGCCACCCCGGGGCGACCGAGTTCTTCCATGGAGGTGTGGCCGAGCGGCTGGCGACGCTCGCCGTCTCCTGCCGGGCCGACGGCATCATCGCCCCTGCCACCCGCCCGGACCGGATCAGCAGGCTCCGCGAGATCGTCGGTGAGAAGACGATCTACTCCCCCGGCGTTGGGGCGCAGGGCGGCGACCTCGATACGGTGGCCCGGCTGGTCGACGGGGTCATCGTGGGCAGGAGTATCTACGAGGCTGAGGATCCGGCTGCCGAAGCCGAGCGCCTCTCCCGCATCCGCCGGTGA
- a CDS encoding nucleotide-binding protein: protein MNLSEVTERISRKLEAKGAQPDRQKIESRLRRLVEEFGVNITEAERTVTSDLAREYNLTGVGGSSTELRPINEIVPGEWVTIEGKIVSLTPSLSPSIAQSGIIADSSGAIRFVTWTRANAPAMEYGHWYRIESAVVDEYKGSPNLKIHSGTTISQMEKDIPLLPSITPTAELKPGVGSVRAKVIQDWEVSHERMLQTGLLGDESGTIKFVIWKDEGKEKLELDTVYNIFYATVDEYNGRLSLSLNTAMYIADEGDIEVGRNKTEIQGALVHVAPGSGLIKRCPVEGCNRTLSRQNYCPVHEIQPNFRYDLRLKGVLDDGQRARNVLMQRDLVEKLVGITLDEAIGIAESNPLGMDEIFYRVRNAVLGRYYTCSGGEFAGRLLVDSCIPVTFKPEELAALLNRAGGEAA, encoded by the coding sequence ATGAACCTATCAGAGGTAACAGAGAGAATCTCCCGGAAACTTGAAGCAAAAGGCGCACAGCCCGATCGGCAGAAGATCGAATCACGCCTCCGCCGTCTTGTCGAGGAGTTTGGTGTCAATATCACCGAGGCCGAACGGACAGTGACGAGTGATCTCGCGCGCGAATACAACCTCACCGGTGTCGGGGGTTCCTCCACGGAACTCCGCCCGATAAACGAGATCGTTCCCGGTGAGTGGGTAACGATCGAGGGGAAGATCGTTTCCCTGACCCCGTCGCTCTCACCCTCGATCGCGCAGAGCGGGATCATCGCCGACTCGAGCGGCGCCATACGCTTCGTGACCTGGACCCGGGCAAACGCCCCCGCGATGGAGTACGGCCACTGGTACCGGATCGAGTCAGCGGTCGTCGATGAGTACAAAGGCTCGCCGAACCTGAAGATCCACTCGGGCACCACCATCTCGCAGATGGAGAAGGATATCCCGCTCCTCCCTTCGATCACACCAACTGCGGAGCTGAAACCCGGGGTGGGGAGTGTGCGGGCCAAGGTCATCCAGGACTGGGAAGTCTCCCACGAACGGATGCTCCAGACCGGGCTGCTCGGCGATGAGAGCGGCACCATCAAGTTCGTCATCTGGAAAGACGAGGGCAAGGAGAAACTGGAGCTCGATACCGTCTACAATATCTTCTACGCTACCGTCGATGAGTACAACGGCAGGCTCTCCCTCTCCCTGAACACCGCCATGTACATCGCAGATGAGGGCGATATCGAGGTCGGGCGGAACAAGACCGAGATCCAGGGTGCTCTCGTCCATGTTGCGCCCGGGTCGGGCCTCATTAAGCGCTGCCCTGTTGAGGGGTGCAACCGGACCCTCTCCCGGCAGAACTACTGCCCGGTGCACGAGATCCAGCCCAACTTCCGGTACGACCTCCGCCTGAAAGGAGTCCTGGACGATGGGCAGCGTGCCAGGAACGTCCTGATGCAGCGTGACCTCGTTGAGAAACTGGTCGGGATCACCCTCGACGAGGCTATCGGTATCGCGGAGTCAAACCCGCTCGGCATGGACGAGATCTTCTACCGCGTCAGGAACGCGGTGCTCGGGCGTTACTACACCTGCAGCGGTGGTGAGTTCGCCGGCAGGCTGCTTGTCGACTCCTGTATTCCGGTCACGTTCAAGCCCGAGGAACTGGCTGCACTGCTGAACCGTGCCGGGGGTGAGGCAGCATGA
- the ribB gene encoding 3,4-dihydroxy-2-butanone-4-phosphate synthase, giving the protein MIDAAIEALAKGEFILLYDFDNRERETDFAIRSDAVTPAHIRQMRKDGGGLICTAVHPDAAKKLGLPFAHDVLRGCGLVEKDGEIPYDKKNHSSFSLWVNHRETYTGITDRDRALTITAVADEVKRSLNGGGHNFAAHFRTPGHVALLRAADRLLDERRGQTELSIALAVMAGITPAVTICEMLDDETGLALTKEDAMDYARKHGLVFVEGQDVLDRWESPGALQK; this is encoded by the coding sequence ATGATTGATGCAGCCATAGAGGCCCTGGCAAAGGGCGAATTCATCCTGTTGTACGACTTTGACAACCGGGAACGCGAGACTGATTTCGCGATCCGCTCAGACGCTGTCACGCCCGCCCACATCAGGCAGATGCGTAAAGACGGCGGCGGATTGATCTGCACCGCGGTGCACCCCGATGCCGCAAAAAAGCTCGGCCTCCCGTTCGCGCACGATGTCCTGCGCGGCTGCGGCCTCGTCGAGAAGGACGGCGAGATCCCGTATGATAAGAAGAACCATTCGTCGTTCTCGCTCTGGGTGAACCACCGGGAGACCTACACCGGTATCACGGACCGGGATCGCGCCCTGACGATCACCGCTGTTGCAGATGAGGTGAAGCGGTCGCTCAACGGTGGCGGGCACAACTTCGCGGCGCACTTCCGGACGCCCGGTCACGTTGCACTCCTGCGGGCGGCCGACCGGCTGCTCGATGAACGGCGCGGGCAGACCGAACTCTCGATCGCGCTCGCAGTCATGGCCGGGATCACCCCCGCGGTCACCATCTGCGAGATGCTGGACGACGAGACCGGGCTTGCGCTCACGAAGGAGGATGCGATGGACTACGCACGGAAGCACGGGCTCGTCTTCGTCGAAGGGCAGGACGTGCTCGACCGGTGGGAGTCTCCCGGGGCCCTGCAGAAGTAA
- a CDS encoding helix-turn-helix domain-containing protein: MKKDAVAYLNTRKKGDFAAQKNEVENYSKYRFQVVEIFHDHRANATPPGKRKAFTEMLEYCTANNCSAIIIYDLASLARDMDIGLATLKDLNEQYTVYFVSDDFFGSRDDPELRREAIGNFIAYMDRYRESALKTVVPASKKAKKEGGRPIGRPRALNDGQVEALITIRRSGTSISQICRMFGVSRSTVSKILNDYPELKGTWKRARQEAAEEPTE; encoded by the coding sequence ATGAAAAAAGATGCCGTGGCATACTTGAATACAAGAAAGAAGGGAGATTTTGCAGCACAAAAGAATGAAGTCGAAAACTACTCTAAATACCGCTTTCAGGTCGTCGAGATCTTCCATGATCACCGGGCGAATGCAACGCCTCCCGGGAAGAGAAAGGCCTTTACGGAGATGCTGGAGTACTGCACCGCCAACAACTGTTCTGCCATCATCATCTACGACCTTGCCAGCCTTGCCAGGGATATGGATATCGGGCTTGCAACGCTCAAAGACCTCAACGAGCAATATACGGTTTACTTCGTGAGCGATGATTTCTTCGGGTCCCGGGACGACCCGGAACTCCGGAGGGAGGCCATCGGTAACTTCATCGCGTATATGGACCGGTACCGGGAGAGCGCCTTGAAGACCGTCGTCCCGGCGTCGAAGAAGGCGAAGAAGGAAGGAGGGCGGCCCATAGGGCGTCCGCGGGCGCTCAACGACGGCCAGGTGGAAGCCCTCATCACAATACGGCGCTCCGGGACGAGCATCAGCCAGATCTGCAGGATGTTTGGCGTGAGCAGGAGCACGGTCAGCAAGATCCTCAATGACTATCCTGAATTGAAGGGGACGTGGAAGAGGGCCAGACAGGAGGCGGCGGAGGAACCCACGGAGTAA
- the nrdD gene encoding anaerobic ribonucleoside-triphosphate reductase, translating to MNWSPEQLRLAEKYRSLDEIPVEERRYKCHTCHFVVDETPCPHCGERSLETMCPLDHCDCHHSIVESIEYCPLCGHAVCPECGSHDVVQISRVTGYLQDVAGWNAGKQQELKDRTRYPVV from the coding sequence ATGAACTGGAGTCCGGAACAGCTGAGACTGGCGGAAAAATACCGGAGCCTCGACGAAATCCCCGTAGAAGAACGGCGGTACAAGTGCCACACGTGCCACTTCGTCGTGGACGAGACCCCCTGTCCTCACTGCGGCGAGAGGTCGCTTGAGACCATGTGCCCGCTCGACCACTGCGACTGCCACCACTCCATCGTCGAGAGTATCGAGTACTGCCCGCTCTGTGGCCATGCCGTCTGTCCCGAGTGCGGGAGCCACGACGTCGTGCAGATCAGCAGAGTGACCGGGTATCTCCAGGATGTCGCGGGCTGGAACGCGGGCAAACAGCAGGAACTGAAAGATAGAACCCGCTACCCGGTCGTATGA
- a CDS encoding adenosylcobinamide amidohydrolase, giving the protein MRYFIRDTTLFLRGRFRAASTGINGGIADVTTVLNHTVPRDFDDDPPRYLDLLTARHGLSREYFGLLTAVRMRHLCVLQYDFVTVFITAGVTNPTRHDPDSPHTINIIVYSREGMSDAALLETIITTTGAKAQALHDLGYDFPGTTTDAVAVACDRDTASAHTYAGTLTEVGRRVHAAVLYGVPEALARQQGKVRRSEPSFFIYSRYGGDHWVEWQKEGCPYYPCHFPGQRCDYCYCPYYPCVDEELGEWVESSSGGRVWGCAGCTLLHVPEVADYLKRNPEATLAELKRLRDKR; this is encoded by the coding sequence ATGAGATATTTCATCCGGGACACCACTCTTTTCCTCCGCGGCCGGTTCCGGGCTGCCAGCACCGGCATCAACGGCGGTATCGCCGACGTCACGACAGTCCTGAACCACACAGTGCCGCGCGACTTTGATGACGACCCGCCGCGTTACCTTGACCTTCTCACTGCCCGGCACGGCCTCTCGCGAGAGTATTTCGGGCTCCTGACCGCCGTTCGGATGCGCCACCTCTGCGTGCTCCAGTACGACTTCGTCACGGTCTTTATCACAGCGGGAGTGACCAACCCGACGCGTCATGATCCTGACAGCCCGCATACCATCAACATCATCGTCTACAGCCGGGAGGGGATGAGTGATGCGGCGCTTCTTGAGACGATCATCACGACAACCGGGGCAAAGGCCCAGGCGCTCCACGATCTCGGATACGATTTCCCCGGCACCACCACCGATGCGGTCGCCGTCGCATGTGACCGTGACACCGCGAGCGCGCACACCTATGCCGGGACGCTGACCGAGGTCGGCCGGCGCGTCCATGCGGCAGTCCTCTACGGCGTCCCGGAGGCCCTCGCGCGGCAACAGGGGAAAGTCCGCCGGAGCGAACCGTCGTTCTTCATCTACAGCCGCTACGGCGGAGACCACTGGGTGGAGTGGCAGAAAGAGGGGTGCCCCTACTACCCCTGCCATTTTCCGGGGCAGCGGTGCGATTACTGTTACTGTCCCTACTACCCCTGCGTCGATGAGGAACTCGGGGAATGGGTTGAGAGTTCAAGCGGCGGCAGGGTTTGGGGCTGTGCCGGATGTACGCTCCTGCACGTCCCGGAGGTCGCAGACTACCTAAAAAGAAATCCCGAGGCCACCCTTGCTGAGCTCAAGCGCCTCCGGGACAAACGGTAA
- a CDS encoding deoxyhypusine synthase yields the protein MTFKYGDAVQQARVRPGMTVGELVDELGKAGAYNGGSLWQAVNIYERMLRDEEALKFFGLSGAMVPGGMGGIVADLIRRGHIDVLVSTGANLTHDTIEAIGCHHYHGTCEVSDTELCEEGINRIYDIFLPNEAFIRFEEFMQDVYSSLPEGSTVSISELLNRIGSRLDSGILAEAAKAGVPVYCPAIQDSMIGLQYWLFSQMHKVVVSAFGDMHELLDRCFEAERAGAVFVGGGVPKNYILQSKLMTESGFDYAVQLTGDRPDLGGLSGATLDEARSWGKLTGEARAVTVYGDATINLPMLVAATLERLEG from the coding sequence ATGACCTTCAAGTATGGGGATGCGGTACAACAGGCGCGGGTGCGCCCCGGGATGACGGTCGGCGAACTCGTCGATGAACTTGGGAAAGCCGGAGCCTACAACGGGGGATCCCTGTGGCAGGCGGTCAACATCTACGAGCGGATGCTCCGTGACGAGGAGGCGCTGAAGTTCTTCGGCCTCTCGGGCGCCATGGTGCCCGGCGGGATGGGGGGCATCGTCGCCGACCTCATCAGGCGGGGGCACATCGACGTCCTGGTCTCGACCGGGGCGAACCTCACCCACGACACCATCGAGGCGATCGGTTGCCACCACTACCACGGGACCTGCGAGGTCTCCGATACCGAACTCTGCGAGGAGGGGATCAACCGGATCTACGATATCTTCCTCCCAAATGAAGCGTTCATCAGGTTCGAAGAGTTCATGCAGGACGTCTACTCGTCGCTCCCGGAAGGCTCGACGGTCTCGATCTCCGAACTCCTCAACCGGATCGGGAGCAGGCTTGATTCCGGGATCCTTGCCGAGGCGGCAAAGGCCGGGGTGCCGGTCTACTGCCCCGCCATCCAGGACTCCATGATCGGGCTGCAGTACTGGCTCTTCTCCCAGATGCATAAGGTCGTTGTCAGCGCTTTCGGGGACATGCACGAACTCCTCGACCGGTGCTTTGAGGCCGAACGGGCCGGGGCCGTCTTCGTGGGCGGCGGTGTCCCGAAGAACTACATCCTGCAGAGCAAACTGATGACCGAGAGCGGGTTTGACTACGCGGTGCAGCTCACCGGCGACCGGCCCGACCTCGGCGGGCTCTCGGGCGCGACGCTCGATGAGGCCCGTTCGTGGGGCAAACTCACCGGGGAAGCCCGGGCGGTGACGGTCTATGGTGATGCGACCATCAACCTCCCGATGCTCGTGGCCGCAACCCTCGAGAGGCTGGAAGGATGA
- a CDS encoding DUF120 domain-containing protein, giving the protein MVEAEDLQSLKTIALLGGCKGPIWLSSQSLGNELGISPQTASRRLIALERQQFIIRSMKPDGQHVAVTRAGEQELRREYADYIRIFNPKRKQYSLTGTVISGLGEGRYYMSIPHYKEQFGKHLDFEPFPGTLNIRLDPASIQVRKQLEHIGWIEVPGFTADERTFGGVRTLPCRIRGEVCAIVEPSRTHYPEDIIEVIAGCELRKALDLNDNDMIEVEITYD; this is encoded by the coding sequence ATGGTTGAAGCGGAAGATCTGCAGTCCTTGAAAACGATCGCCCTGCTTGGCGGGTGCAAAGGTCCGATATGGCTCTCATCGCAGTCGCTTGGCAATGAACTGGGCATCAGTCCCCAGACCGCCTCACGGCGCCTGATCGCGCTTGAGCGGCAGCAGTTCATCATCAGGTCGATGAAGCCCGACGGCCAGCATGTCGCCGTCACGAGGGCGGGCGAGCAGGAACTGAGGCGGGAGTATGCAGATTATATCAGGATATTCAACCCGAAACGCAAGCAGTATTCCCTGACCGGGACCGTGATCAGCGGGCTTGGGGAGGGGCGCTACTACATGAGCATCCCCCACTACAAAGAGCAGTTCGGCAAGCATCTCGATTTTGAACCCTTCCCCGGCACCCTGAACATCAGGCTCGATCCGGCAAGCATTCAGGTCCGCAAACAACTCGAACACATCGGGTGGATCGAGGTTCCAGGGTTCACCGCTGATGAGAGGACGTTTGGTGGTGTCAGGACACTCCCCTGCCGGATCAGGGGCGAAGTCTGCGCGATCGTCGAGCCCTCTCGCACCCACTACCCTGAGGATATCATCGAGGTCATTGCCGGGTGCGAACTCCGCAAAGCCCTGGACCTGAACGATAACGATATGATCGAGGTGGAGATTACCTATGATTGA
- a CDS encoding RPA family protein — MKPQSAFEREPARRVFASEFRETRYQFKESDDEKSPNYVIFPTGIRSNRIFIVGTLTEKQRQGDQNIFYRGRVVDPTGTFFIMAGSYRPEAMQQLARIEPPAFVAVVGKPNLYTTPDGTCLVSVSAESISVVDRETRDLWVLDTARETLDRLDVFGTTEDSRKALEEYGTQPDIYRKIVYDALTQVQL; from the coding sequence ATGAAACCGCAGAGCGCATTCGAGCGTGAGCCGGCGCGCAGGGTCTTCGCATCCGAGTTCCGCGAGACGCGGTACCAGTTCAAGGAGAGCGACGACGAAAAAAGCCCGAACTACGTCATCTTCCCAACCGGTATCAGGAGCAACCGCATCTTCATCGTGGGAACTCTCACCGAGAAGCAGCGGCAGGGCGACCAGAACATCTTCTACCGTGGACGGGTGGTCGACCCGACGGGCACCTTCTTCATCATGGCAGGGTCGTACCGGCCCGAGGCGATGCAGCAGCTTGCCCGGATCGAGCCGCCTGCATTCGTCGCCGTCGTCGGCAAGCCGAACCTCTACACGACACCGGACGGGACCTGCCTGGTCTCGGTCAGTGCGGAGTCGATATCGGTTGTGGACCGGGAGACCCGCGACCTCTGGGTGCTGGATACCGCCCGCGAGACGCTGGACCGCCTGGATGTCTTTGGGACCACCGAGGATTCCCGCAAGGCCCTGGAGGAGTACGGGACGCAGCCTGATATCTACAGGAAGATCGTCTACGACGCGCTCACCCAGGTCCAGTTATAG